DNA sequence from the Oryza brachyantha chromosome 5, ObraRS2, whole genome shotgun sequence genome:
CAAGTTACTACTCCAGTTTGTATATACGTTTGTGATCGAACTAATGAAACCGGTGCACTGCAGGCTTTCGAATACGTTAAAATGGCCACCACAGATTTgaacatacatgcatgcattttatCACTACTAGAGCAAACGACGACTGGTGTATTTGAAAATTGGCATTTTTTTCAGGGAGAACCACCACGATTTTCATACACGGGCATGTTATGCCGCCcttctaaagaaaaaaatggccaAAAAAGATTCAAAAATGAATAATTCGGAAACCCTAGCTCCtttcacataaataaaatcattgcTACCTTGGTccgccgtcatcgccgcctcccccgatGCCATCGCTGTAGTTTGTTGCTGCCTTCTAGTCGCGCCACCCACTAGAAGCCGCTAGATCCTCTGTCCGTGACTTCCTCGCTGTCAGATCTACCATCCTTGGGTGAGGCCAGCGATGATGGATCCACAACTCCCAAGGTAGACGACCGTGGATTTGGTGGTCCCAGCATCACCGTCGCATGAAGCAGTCAGATCCATTGTTTCCGATATCTTTCCCACTATCAAATCCATCGCCCACAAGGTCGACGTTGGCTCTATGCCCCTTGTGATGCTACCGTAGTTATCGTCAATCTCGGAGCTTGTGCATTCCTCCACTACCATGGCTACCGCTGCTCTTGAAACCCATCGTTGCCACTCAGAGAGGTGAGGAGGCCAACCAAGATTGGGAGATCGAAAAAGGTAGGAGTTGAAAGTGGGAGATATGCGAGGATAGGTATTTAGTGGTGTGCGATGGAAAAGATTCCGATACATATCTCGAACATCGCATGTGGATCTCTTAAGATACGCACCTATGAAAATACGCTTATTTTTGTAGGTGGGTCTCTTAAGGGGTTCGTttgtaaaagttaatttttatttacggGTTTTACTCGATACCCCCTAAATCTTTTTCACATGCGGATCATCTTGCGGCCCGTCTTTACTAAATGGgtgtctaaaaaaattatttttgtagcagtgaccatgcatgcatcaacgAGAATGTCACATGGTTGGAAGTATTGGTGGGAAAACTTCTCTCTACGCAATAGACCTGAATTTTCAGTAGTAGTATCCTTCAAGCAATGCAAGGAGGATATGTTTTTGGTTTGGGTTTGTGTGATCGTCCGGCCTACTTGTATATATCTTGGAAATAATTACAACTTGGAGAAGTGATGACACACTGGAGGTAGGAGCTGTCTGATCAAGAGGGAGAAATGTCAAAGGTACCAGTGGCATGCATGCCAAAGAGGAGAGATACATTGGTAACGTATATGCTTGCCtgttaatattatatatatgtatatgtgtatatgtacGTACATACGTATgtacatacgtacgtacaaCCATTTTGATGCATGGCTCCATAACGGATAAATGGACTATATATCATTGTCAGGTATACTATGAAACCGGCATCAGCGTCGTTTATTGTATGGGACAGGCAAAAAATGCAATAACTGGCACAAATACAACTAAATAACCGGACAAATTTCTGTCAATCAATTTCTTCTAATAATTTAGCTACAAGCACAACCACCGTCATAACAGCCACAAAGCTTACGTACACTAGGCCACAAAATTATCTCACTCACACTCATCAAAAGATATTTACATGATAGACAGTAGTTGGAGACCATCTACTGTTTATTAcaattcaatcaacaaattaagCAGGCTTGTGTTTAAGTGTTTTGATCAGTAAAACAAGTTTGGGGGAGCCCGtttaaaagataattaatTGTCTTCTGCCAGCATTCCAAGCTTCTTTCTACATTCAGCCTGAAGAGAACGTACAGAAAAAGATGAACCTTAATTTGGTTCCTCTGTTTTCTCCTGAAGATTGGATACACTGTAGAGAAGTTCAGAGAATGTTCTTACCTTGTTGTATTCATCCTTGGGAGAGGGAGCCTCGTCAGGCCTTGAACGTCAGGCTCTTTCTGAGGAGGACTTGAGAGCTTCCTCTTGTCCTTTCTGTAGATTCAGATTACGGAGtgaaaaatgtttaattttactATCTTTGAGGAAATTACCTCTAGGTACgtagtagaatttaaattgaaaattttggtatctcaagatacaatCGGAGGTTTCAAATTTTATGCTAAAAATAGAGTGTCTCGTAACACTTTcttaaagatggtaaaattgcttgtcaaaaatttataaaatatcagCTTTCTGAAAACTATTCAGTTCAGGGGGAGCCAGATTGTTTAGTATTAAGACTGTTGTGTGATGCCTGCCGCAACGGTTAGCCGCCATTAGTTTGGATATTTAAAACTCAATTTGAGTTTCATTTGTTGTCAAGAAACAGTGGTAGGAAAAGCACTTCCAGCTAATATTGACACTGTTTTTTAGATGACTGCTGTTTTCCATAGGATATTTCTTTGTCAAGTCCACTTCTCCCAGCAcacacgcgcgcgcacacacacatatatatatatatacaatttccAGTGCTCCTAATTACTAATTAGACAGATGTGGCCATTCGTTAAAGTGTATACGTTGGGAACTCCTTGAAGTCCTCACTCCACACTATCACATTAATCTATGTAACAGCCTGCTGACGCTCTGCTAATCATATCTTAGCTGACGATCGAGATTATATAGTAGGATATGCACATGGTCAATTACTTGTCCAATGGTGCAAATAGAGGCTTTAAAATTCCCTCGAAATCGACTGCATCGataaagaataattaatcCAGTTGTGATGCTAACTCGACAAAGTTTAGATCAAGATAAGTCCAGCATTAATTGCACTAGTTCTGTCCGAACAAGTTACTAATTAACACACCTTCATTCTAAATATTGCTATCTAGAATTAATGAGATTTGATTTATCATAACTACTACGTATCTATCCAAATTCATATCATTTAACGAGTGTCCCTCCCAACTAGCAATATATTAGCACCattatcttttctcttctgcttatgctatatataattcaaaatttgaacttttaaccttaaatttgtggTTTATACAAggctttttttatcatagtttatttttcaactcttgcttttaaatcgctaagagaAAGTATAATAGCAAGATGTAAGCCGGCTAAATGCTCAGGTGGAGGAGagatgagaggagagaggagaagcagaTTGTAAACTTACAGCCAGCTCagacacaagaaccaaaataCTCTTTTAGAGAGATAAGTGGATCATTAATAAATAACTAACTACTATACAGATAACTGATGAAAAGATGCACAGTCTTACCACCAACGTGctaactatattattagccttaaagagcacatgtataaatattttttttacaaattattatttttataaatatgtggtTTGCAAAAGTCACCCCTAGAAGTCTAGAACAGGTGGAGCAGTTGTTTAACTTGTAACGTTTTCGCTACGTTgatgaacatgcatgcatgtgcatgaTGTACGtacgtctctctctctccgtctcGGCTGGCCTATAAAAGGCCATGCATCCTCCATGGCGTTGAGCATCCATCAGCTGCACAGCAAGATAGCTAAGCACACTTACAGCTTGCTtcgaagctagctagctagcacacgATGGAATCaatggcggcagcggcggcgtcgagaaGGCGAGCGTGGTTGgcggcgctcctcctcctcgtggcTCTCTTCTCCTCGTCGCGATCGGAGGAAGAAGCAGCTTCGTCGTCTACCTTGCAGAGCCTCTTGAAGCGCCTCAACAAGCCTCCTCTCGCAACCTTTCAGGTACATGCGATACCatacttatatatacatagtttCTTTGGTTTCTCCTCCTAATCGATATCATCCAACTCGTTCTCATTAATTCTTCACATAATGAATTGTTGGAAAGTAATTGATATTGATTATATGTATATGGTAATTAAATTAACTGCAGAGCCCAGATGGAGATATCATAGACTGCGTGCACATCTCCAGCCAGCCTGCATTCGATAATCCTCTCCTTAAGAACCATAAAATCCAggtgaattaattaagctccaTTGTTTATATTCCGTACGTGGCCctttcatatataataatttcattCTACACAACCAATATAATATTGCGTCATGCATGATGtctttacaaatataattaatgaCCATTTCAGATGCGGCCTTCTATCCACCCAAGTGGCATGTATGGTGAAGCAACACGTCCAATCACCCAAATATGGAATCAAAACGGTGAAAAGTGTCCCGACAACACTGTACCAATCCGAAGGACCAAGGAGGAAGATATCATGAGGGCCACATCTGTTACAGCGTATGGCAAGAAGATGCACGGGAGCATTCCAAAACCCCTCGATCGCCCTCACTCTCACTTGGGTGCTGTCACAGATGGCCACCACGTAAAAAAGCACCATTCTATGCTCATATTAGAACTAGCTAgtattgattattattattattattatagttttttaaaaaaaattgtcatttAATCTCCTGTTGAGCAGTACGGTGTAGCATATGCAACTGGAGATGCCAACTACTACGGAACCAAAGTGACCATCAATGTGTGGCAACCAACTACCTCACCCGGCGACTTTAGCTTGGCCCAGCTATGGATCACAGCAGGCTCCTATGCTAACAATGATCTCAATACCATTGAAGCAGGATGGCAGGTACTACATGAGACCTGAAAGTGCATCACAGAGGAAAACATTTCCATGCATGATACATATACTAGATATGAGCTTGACTAGGTTATCCATCAATGCAAGCTCTGTtgttgtgcatgcatgttctgATGTCCATGGTATCTGCTAATATTCCAGTGTTGTTGTACTGAGTCATAAGCATTAATTTTGCAATGGTTTGTGCATTCTCTTACGGTGATGGCTCTAAGATATATCTACAATATTAATGTCTCAGGTGTACCCGTATTTGTATGGGGATGACAATACTAGACTCTTCATCTACTGGACTGTAAGATATATAAACATCACATATATCCCCTTTTATCTTTATTATATTATCAGTAACAATTTGTATTTTGCCCCTATTCTATTACTGTGGGGAGTTAATTATGTATGTCATAGAGGTACTAATTAATTCCATTGATGTGGAATATATACACATTATTGTAGAGAGATGCATATAACACAACGGGATGTTACAATCTGGCGTGCTCAGGGTTCGTCCAGACAAACCAACAGATCGTCATCGGTGGCACCCTGTCCCCTGTGTCCACCTACGGTGGCACACAATATATCCTCgattatttggtttggaaggtaaaagaaattaagctTATGTTATCTAACATTcaaagcatatatatgtacaaagaTCAAATTCATGAACTAATATAATGGGCACGGAGGAATCTGTGTCAGCTAGCTACCTGGCACCTTTAATTTCAGACATAAGACGAAGCCACAAATGATGCTCTATCTTGTCTGTGAACTCACACACAGATGGAGACACATCTGTTGATCTTAAACTAACTAACTACATTAATCCctgatcattcatatatataatcttaatTGTCAACGTAATTAATCTctaatgaattaattaatttgtaggaCCCAGCGAGTGGCAACTGGTGGATGCAAATAGGAGGCAATTATGTGGGCTACTGGCCATCCTCCATCTTCACCCTTTTGCAGACAGGCGTTGCTGACACTGTGGAGTGGGGCGGGGAGGTGTATTCGCCTCAGATTAACACACCCATGGGCAGTGGACATTTTCCAGAGGAAGGGTTCGGCAAGGCAGCCTACATCAGGACAATTCAAGTTGTTGATTCCTCCAACACTCTCAAAGCACCAAATGGTGTGGGCTTGATTGCTCCATTGCCCAATTGCTATAACATCATCAGTGGTTCCAGCACCAACAACTGGGGCACTTACATCTACTTTGGTGGGCCTGGGTGCCCTCAAAACTCTCAGATTGAAGTGATGTAGAGAGCTCGCTCGCCATCAAACATATATCTCCTTAATTTACATGCATGTTACTCGTGTTTATGCATTATGCATTACTAGTGTAATGTCTTCACACGTAATAAAGTAttgttagctagctaggatcTCTACTAGCTACTAGCTAATAGTACATGTATGATTGCTAAGTATACATATGTATTGGTAAGTGGTTTGAGCAAGCTAGCAATAAATGTATTGTTCGTCACATTTTACTGGATGTTACGTTATGGAATATAATTACCACcttatttaatcatttgtttttacaaGCACCGCAGATCGAGAAGAGGCCTTAAACAAAGTAATAACCCAGCTGAACctatatacttcctccatccctaaatgtttgacgtcgttgacttttttatacacgttcgactattcgtcttattcaatttttttatcaaatatgtaaatctatatatatgtataaaagtatatttcataataaataaaatgatataaaaataactaataattgtgtaatttttttaaataagatgaatgttcaaacatgtataaaaaattcaacggcgtcaaacatttacggacggaggtagtatatgggATGATCTAGCCCATTTTCCCACACAACTTTACTAGAGAAAGAGCTTTTCGTCTAGCAAATTCATGTTCATACTTGCTAATGTTGGAGCTGGCAATTATGCATGCATCGGTATTGGTGTAAACGGTGGCCTGGGCAATGGGGGCAATAGTTCCAGTTAGTAACACCACCCGGTACTGTTGCTCTAGATTAGTAGCAATTGAAGCGGTGGGGCGCTTGGGCTTTAGTATGAGGTGGTAGAATCACCTGATACTAGTGCCATTACCATCCAGAGAGATTTTTGTGGAGGCATTAGTACCGCGTATTTCTAACACCCGATACTAATGTCCCAGCAATAATAAGTACCTTTCTTCCTCCCGGAGCTTGCCCTCGAATAGAGAGAACCAATTTCACTCACCCTAGAGTCAGAGCAGTTACAACTTCACCCTCCTAGTTTTATGGTTTGTatggtgttttcttttctttagatatagaaaagttgtggTTTGTGaatggatatattttttaatcataccCCTCATCTGAGCTCTATTTTTTGGGGggtaaatttgtatatatcatgTATAGTTATTTCTTAGTTGATGTTCTTAGCTTTAGAGATAGagaaatgtgttttttttaatggggAAAGTgtggtcattttttttattttatgcatccatttgatttggttttttttttgttgcttagCGTAGTTTGCATGAATAGATCTAGAGTTTTCTTTGTTGCATGAACATATTTATGCATCcatttctattattatttcatAGTAGCAAACTAGACAAGTCATTTCTATCTATGGAGTATAGTAGAGTAGAGTAGATGAGCAAAAACTTTAGGAAACCTCATGAGGAATTTCTACTCAGAAACAACACAAGCCCTACTCGAGGTCTGCTTGGCAAACACTCAAAAACTACAACTATTTGAGAGCTGAGTTGCTTAAATTCACTTTAATTAATGCTTATGGAGTAAAAAACTGGACTTCTCGATATCTTGCTGTTCCTACCCAATTTTTTTGTAGAAATTGGGAGTCCATAGGGTCCAATTGTAAAGCCAACTTTTGTAACTATCTGACTTAATCCAAAAGGCTGCCATGGTGCCTAGCTAACTAATCAATGATCAATCAACACGGAAGATGCAAATTAAGTGAAGTATTCGATTGTAAAGAGTACAAGCTAAGATCCACGACATGATTATATTCATGATTAGAGTATGTTACTAAGCAATTGACCTCATATTCAGTATTAATCAAACAATTTATAGCTCAGTGACAAGAACTAAAGCAAACACACAGATGTTGTTCCTAACAACTTCACCAATTACAACAGTTGCAAGCACATACtaccttaatttgtttgacaatgtaagactttgtagcattatctagatttatataatgctaattaatctagaaatatatacgtggattaatagatgaatctagacataacTAGAAAaaacttacaatatgaaaacGGGGGagtaacaaacaaaaaattgcaaaaaaatcctCTGGGATTGTAAATGATGGACACCGAAGACTAAGAAAGAGGGGAAATTGTTACCTACATGGATCTACAAGATCTAACCAGGAAGAAAGACTATGGCATGCAGGGGCTCTAGCTCATTCTTGGGGGCGGTGACGGCAAGCCTACACCCGGCGCCGTCCAACACTTTACCACATTCTTTTCGATGAAAATAACAAGGTCGTCTTGGGCACTAGCCCCAACCTATGGCCTTCAACAGGGAGGCCGCCCTAGATCCACGTGGCCTGCCCCAAGAGGCCTTGGCCCCGCGGCCATGGGAAATGCGGAGGGGGGAAGTGGGCACGGCCATGGGAGGAGGGGAAAGAGGTAGTTGTGAGTAGGGGGAACTGAAAGTAATACTATTCCTGCTCAATACATTGAAACCAGAGCCAAATGAGCACTAATGGAGTACATATTAGTATCGGGTGTTACCACTAACCAACACTAATATGTGATATACTCATCAGTTCTAGTTGGTATTATTAACCGGCACTGATATCGCTTATCAGCATTGGTTCTCCATGCTTGGTTGGGCAAATTTGGCATGGGGTTGGCGGAGGCCTTACCAGTGTGGTATCTGGCTAACAGGGCACCGATAAGCCGTCCCATATGTTGTGCTATGTGGTAGTGTGTCACATGCTTGGAATTATAGGTGGAAAATCTTCTCTTTACGCAGGATCGACCTGAATTAAATTTGACAATTAATATAGTATATTTCAGTAGGACTCTTCGAGCAATgcaatgatatgttttttttgtttgtgtttgtgtATTTCAAAATGGTGATcttattacatatatattctcaaAATAATTACAACTTGGACAACTGATGATGACACACTATGGGTGATAAGAGATGGACTGTCCTATCTAATGGAAAAGGGGTGGcaatacaaataattttaattcGTAGAGTAAGTAGCAAGTGCGTGTTGGGAACTTCCTAATATTCCACTTGCTAGCACAATATTTTTGCTTGTGAAAGCTGCAAGCAGAATTCCCTCGAAATTAATCGACTGCACCGATAAACAACCCAGGCTTGCAATAGTTCTTGTGATGCTAACCAGACGAATTAAGTTTAGATCGAGACTAGCTATAGCTTATGCATAGTCCATGCTGCATTCGTTCGCACATATCGGCCACGTTCTTTTGGCGACCAAAGATGAAATATTAcgtaattttttgataatCATTGGATGGTAtgaacgataaaattaattactatagaattaaaaatctactaagaaaatgaacttttatatattatttttttagaaaaaacactGTATGTGGGAAGCATGAATACAAAAGGCAGAGCAATAATTTGCACTATAGTAGggcaaaagaacacaaccattATCCCTGATTATTTCTCGATTTTTACACACATGCTTTCTGAGGTATGTATTTTT
Encoded proteins:
- the LOC102716972 gene encoding uncharacterized protein LOC102716972, translated to MAAAAASRRRAWLAALLLLVALFSSSRSEEEAASSSTLQSLLKRLNKPPLATFQSPDGDIIDCVHISSQPAFDNPLLKNHKIQMRPSIHPSGMYGEATRPITQIWNQNGEKCPDNTVPIRRTKEEDIMRATSVTAYGKKMHGSIPKPLDRPHSHLGAVTDGHHYGVAYATGDANYYGTKVTINVWQPTTSPGDFSLAQLWITAGSYANNDLNTIEAGWQVYPYLYGDDNTRLFIYWTRDAYNTTGCYNLACSGFVQTNQQIVIGGTLSPVSTYGGTQYILDYLVWKDPASGNWWMQIGGNYVGYWPSSIFTLLQTGVADTVEWGGEVYSPQINTPMGSGHFPEEGFGKAAYIRTIQVVDSSNTLKAPNGVGLIAPLPNCYNIISGSSTNNWGTYIYFGGPGCPQNSQIEVM